The Montipora capricornis isolate CH-2021 chromosome 6, ASM3666992v2, whole genome shotgun sequence genome has a window encoding:
- the LOC138054329 gene encoding melatonin receptor type 1B-like: MMRNLAVSNSTNSTFPTAVTDSSLSAPPGITTYTQVTYAVIATVAFLGNMLVISIFWHDRNLLKKSYNILILSLAISDVMTAISLATNPAFLLGDAFPYPENHILGKIFCLVIWSRAFLFQLVIFSAYICLALATERWYAVIKPMKYQSTFNKKRTLLYIASSWVWSLALVLSSFFQVGYVESNPRNRRCRWLFNWASKSTQEIVAVIQVLLKMAFPSLAMLVLYAHMLYKTRRSTVRSVESRAKMRGKMTRMIAAACLMLIVCLAPNQINFALAITGHSRLDTKLHHGLSLLVFISSCVNPLIYGLSNKNYRHGFRRLLFSVCNNAVGNTDQILSRSNVPAESNTVEEVDLPEIGEPKNDRVELRRIIVGRAPTSNN, encoded by the coding sequence ATGATGCGAAATCTTGCAGTGAGTAATTCAACAAATTCCACTTTTCCTACTGCGGTCACCGATAGCAGCCTCTCAGCTCCGCCTGGCATTACCACTTACACGCAAGTCACTTACGCTGTCATTGCTACAGTCGCATTCCTCGGAAACATGCTGGTCATTTCTATTTTCTGGCACGACAGAAACCTGTTGAAAAAATCCTACAACATTTTGATCCTGTCTCTGGCCATAAGTGATGTAATGACCGCCATTTCTTTGGCCACAAATCCAGCTTTCCTTCTTGGCGATGCCTTCCCGTATCCGGAAAATCACATTCTGGGAAAAATTTTCTGTCTCGTGATTTGGAGTCGCGCGTTCCTTTTTCagttggtgattttttcggctTACATTTGCTTAGCCTTGGCAACAGAGCGATGGTATGCAGTGATTAAACCAATGAAATATCAATCCACCTTCAACAAAAAGCGCACCCTGCTTTACATCGCCTCGTCCTGGGTGTGGTCACTCGCTCTCGTGTTGAGTTCCTTTTTTCAGGTCGGCTACGTGGAATCAAATCCTCGAAATCGACGCTGCAGGTGGTTGTTCAACTGGGCTTCAAAGTCGACCCAAGAGATTGTGGCCGTGATCCAAGTTCTGTTAAAAATGGCGTTTCCAAGTTTGGCGATGCTCGTGTTGTACGCGCACATGCTCTACAAGACCAGACGATCTACAGTCCGCTCAGTAGAGAGCAGAGCCAAAATGCGAGGGAAAATGACGCGCATGATCGCTGCCGCGTGCCTGATGTTGATAGTTTGTTTGGCCCCAAATCAGATCAATTTCGCACTGGCAATTACAGGGCATTCCAGGCTGGATACCAAGTTGCATCATGGCCTGTCGCTGCTGGTGTTTATCAGCAGTTGTGTAAATCCACTCATTTACGGTCTGAGCAACAAAAACTACCGCCACGGATTTCGAAGATTGCTGTTTTCCGTTTGCAACAATGCGGTAGGAAACACGGACCAAATTTTAAGCCGTAGTAACGTTCCTGCAGAGAGTAATACCGTGGAAGAGGTGGACCTCCCTGAGATCGGGGAACCAAAAAATGATCGAGTAGAGCTCCGAAGAATCATAGTTGGGAGAGCGCCGACATCGAACAATTAG